The DNA region GCAACTTGCCGCGGGGGGGGGATTCGTGCTGGTGCTGGCCGCCGTCTGGTGCTACCTGTGGAATGCGTCGCGGACGCCGCCCCGGGCGGCCGCGATGGGCCGGCGAGGCCGGCAAAACCCCGGCCCCTAGGCCGCGCGGCAGGCCTTTTGGCGTTTCGCGATCGCCCCGCTTCAACCACACTGAAGGGCGTCGATCAATCTTCCCCCGACCAACGCAGCGATGAGCCAACCCAAACCCGCACAGTCGTACGGACGCGATCCGGTCCACCGCTACCCGCTGCTTGCGCCGCGGTTTTGGCACGGGCTGCGGATGGGGGACTGGTACCGCTTGGCGACAAAGAACCGCCTGCGGTTTGCCCCCAGCCAGTTCGGGACGGCGACTACGATTACGAGTTTTGCCGCGTTCAACAGCACGTTCGCGGCGCTGCAGCGCGTCACGCACGGCCGCCGGATCCGGCTGATGCGTCCCAAGCAGGCGCCGCTGTTCGTGTTGGGGCACTGGCGGAGCGGCACGACCATGCTGCACGAGATGCTGATCCGCGACCCACAGCACTCGTACCCCAACACCTACGACTGCTTCGCACCGCACCACTGCCTGGTGACCCACATGTGGATCCGGCCGATGATCGGCTGGATGCTGCCGAAGAAGCGGCCCATGGACAACGTGGCCGCCGGCTGGGCGTGCCCGCAGGAGGACGAGTTCGCCCTCTGCTCGCTGGGGGTCCCGTCCCCCTACATGGGAATGGCGTTCCCGAAGCACGGGCCGGTGAACCAGCAGTACCTGACGCTCAACGAGCTCACGCCCGAGGAACGTGAAGCCTGGAAGCACGCCCTCAAGACGTTCATCGCGACGATCTCGATCAAGGACGACCGTCGGCTGGTGATGAAGTCACCGCCGCACACGGCCCGCGTCCGCACGCTGCTCGAAGCGTTTCCGTCCGCAAAGTTCTTGCACATCTCCCGCGACCCGCTGACCCTCTATCCATCGACGATGCGCCTCTGGAAGTCGCTGTGCGACGCGCAGAGCCTGCAGGGGTATCAAGCCGACTACGACTGGATCGAGTCGTACGTGCTGGACAGCTTGGTGACGATGTACGAGGCGTTCGAGCGCGACCGCCCGCTGATCCCCCCCGGCCGACTGGCGGAGGTACGCTACGAAGACCTAGTGGCCGACCCCATCGGGCAGCTCCGGCGCGCCTACGAAGAGCTCGATCTTGGAGGGTTCGACGAGGTCGAGCCCCACCTGGCGGACTACCTGGGTGACAACCGCGACTACAAGACCAACCGCTACGACCTGGCGCCCGAGGTCGAGGCCCGCGTCCGCGAGCGCTGGGCGCCCTACTTCGAGCGCTACGGCTACGCCGAGACGGCTACGGAAAAGGGCTAACCACCAAGGGCACGAAGTAGCACGAAGGACGGACGAAGATTGGCAGGGCGAGTGATGGATTCAGCCTTGTTCGCGCCTTCACCAACG from Pirellulimonas nuda includes:
- a CDS encoding sulfotransferase family protein; amino-acid sequence: MSQPKPAQSYGRDPVHRYPLLAPRFWHGLRMGDWYRLATKNRLRFAPSQFGTATTITSFAAFNSTFAALQRVTHGRRIRLMRPKQAPLFVLGHWRSGTTMLHEMLIRDPQHSYPNTYDCFAPHHCLVTHMWIRPMIGWMLPKKRPMDNVAAGWACPQEDEFALCSLGVPSPYMGMAFPKHGPVNQQYLTLNELTPEEREAWKHALKTFIATISIKDDRRLVMKSPPHTARVRTLLEAFPSAKFLHISRDPLTLYPSTMRLWKSLCDAQSLQGYQADYDWIESYVLDSLVTMYEAFERDRPLIPPGRLAEVRYEDLVADPIGQLRRAYEELDLGGFDEVEPHLADYLGDNRDYKTNRYDLAPEVEARVRERWAPYFERYGYAETATEKG